The sequence CGATTGGTTATGTCGACGCATCGGCTGTTACTGGTGATGTAAAAGTGTTGACACAATATTAATAGAGTCATAGATCAAACCTTCGGGTAAATTTGTTGTCTCAAGACCAGTTCGGGAAACCAACTGGTCTTTTTCTTTTTCAGTAGGTTATACTCAAATTCTATCCCTAAAGGAATGTAAGGAATCAGCAATGGGAAAAATGAAACAGGTAGTGTTGGGTGTTTCTATGACACTTGTGGCGTTAGCGGTTCAGGCTGAAACTGAACCAGACGTAACGGTCATTGAAACCACTCGCCTTGTTGGGTTCGGAGAAGCGAAATACCCCGCCGATTTTTCTCATTTCGATTACGTTAACCCCCAAGCCCCTAAATACGGCAAAGTGACCTACGGACAAGTCGGGACATTCGATAACTTCAACCGTTACGCTTCGCGAGGCGTTGCGGGAGCGGCGACTGGGCAGTTGTATGACACTTTGATGTTTAGTCCCGCTGATGAAGTGGATGCCTACTATCCACTGATCGCAGAAAAGATTCGTTATGCTGATGATTACTCTTGGTTAGAAGTCGATATTAATCCCGCTGCGAAGTTCCATGACGGTCAACCCATTACCGCTCATGATGTCGAGTTTACGTTCGAAACCTTTATGACTAAGGGTGTGCCTCAATACCGCGTCTATTATCAAGATGTAGAGAGCGTAAAAGCGGTTAATGATAAAACCGCTCGTATTGAGATGAAGACGCCGAATCGCGAAAAGCTCTTTAGTCTCGCTCAGACGATGACTGTACTTCCAAAGCATTTTTGGAAAGGGAAAGACTTTTCCGAGCCATTAGATACACCGCCTGTAGGTAGCGGGGCTTATAAAGTCTCTACTTATAAGTCAGGTCAATCGTTGACGTACGAGTTGGTCGAGGATTACTGGGCGCAAGATTTACCTGTCAACATAGGGCGCAACAACTTCCAACAGGTTCAATACGATTACTATCGCGATGAAACCGTTATGCTTGAAGCGTTTAAAGCCGGTGAATTTGATTATCGAGAAGAGTCGTCAGCCAAGTTCTGGGCAAATTCATACACAGGTGCTAACTTCGACCGAGGTTTTATAAAGAAAGAAGAGATACCGCATTCAAAACCAACGGGGACACAGGCTTTAGTCTTCAATATCCAAAAACCGATGTTTGGTGACCCTAAGGTACGAGAGGCTCTGAACTATGCACTCGATTTCCAATGGATGAACGCCAATATGTTCTACAACCAGTATGAACGTACTCGTAGTTTCTTCCAAAATACTGAATATGAGGCCAAAGGCTTGCCGAGTGACGAGGAAGTCGCGGTGTTAAAGCCGTTCAGCGACAAGATACCCCCACGCGTTTATACCGAAGAATACCAGCCACCAGTGACCGATGGCTCGGGTCGTATCCGAGCTCAAATGCGCACGGCGTTTGCTTTGCTAAAAGAAGCGGGTTGGGAGCTACAAAATAAAGTTATGACAAATGTTGAGACTGGTGAGCCGATGAGTTTTGAGCTGCTTATCTACAGTCCAACGACAGAGCGTATCGCGATACCCGTGCAAAAGAATCTTAAGCGTATGGGTATTGATATGAAGATCCGCACGATTGATACCACGCAGTACATTAAACGCCTGCGTGAACGTGATTTTGATATGGTGTCATCCGCATACCCAGCCTTTACTCACCCAAGCCCAGACATGATGATTGTCTGGCACTCGTCATATATAGACTCAACTTATAATAGAGCAGGGGTTGCTGACCCAGTAGTAGACGCACTCACACTTGAAATCTCTGAAAGCCAAGAAGACCCAGAAAAGCTATTGGCGCTTGGTCGCGCGTTAGACAGATATTTCCAATGGAACTTCTACATTATCCCTCAGTGGCACAGCAGTATCTATCGTGTGGCGACGTGGGATAAATTTGAGCGTCCAGAAATTACGCCAAAATACGATTTAGCGATCGATACATGGTGGGTATCAAAAGAGAAAGCACAGAAACTACCTGCTAAACGTCAGTAAGGATACAGAACAACCAATATGGCAGCCTATATTTTTCGACGATTGCTCTTAGTGATACCAACTCTGTGGGCAATCATCACCATTAACTTCTTTATTATTCAAATTGCGCCTGGTGGCCCAGTCGAGCAAGCGATTGCACAGTTAGAAGGCCACTCTTCGGGCATTATGGAGCGCTTTTCCGGTGGGGGCAGTGAAGTTGACTTGCCTTCAGGTCAAGACACGTCCGCAACAGGCTATAAAGGCTCGCGTGGATTAGACCCCGAAGTGGTTGAAGAGATCAAAAAGCAGTTTGGTTTCGATAAACCGATTCTTGAACGATATTGGGACATGTTGAAAAACTATGCCACGTTTAATTTCGGTGATTCCCTGTTTAAAGGGGGGAATGTCATTGACTTAATCATTGAGCGTCTACCTGTCTCCATATCTCTTGGTTTGTGGAGTACGCTGATCATCTATCTCGTCTCCATTCCTTTAGGCATCATGAAGGCCATTCATCACGGTTCTCGGTTTGATATATGGTCGAGTGCAGTGGTGATTGTGGGATATGCAATCCCTGGGTTTTTATTTGCCATTATCTTGATTATTTTCTTTGCTAGCGGTAACTACTTTAGTTGGTTCCCTTTACGCGGTTTAGTGTCATCAGATTTTGATCAAATGACCCTAATTCAACAAATTGGTGACTATTTCTGGCATTTGACACTGCCAACACTGGCGATGGTAATTGGTGGTTTTGCTACCTTAACCATGCTAACCAAAAACTCATTCCTTGATGAGATCAACAAACAATATGTGGTCACAGCGCGAGCCAAAGGGCTCGACGATAACAAGATTTTGTACCGTCATGTTTTCCGCAATGCGATGCTGATCATCATCGCTGGATTCCCGAGTGCGTTTATCAGTATTTTCTTCACAGGCTCAATGTTGATAGAGGTGATGTTCTCGTTGGAAGGTATTGGTTTACTTGGCTTTGAGTCGACTATTCAGCGTGATTACCCGGTGGTGTTCTCGTCACTTTACATCATGACGTTGTTGGGATTAATTTTGAGTATCATTTCGGACTTAACCTATACCTGGGTTGATCCGCGCATTGATTTTGAGGCACGTTAAGATGCTATTGAGTCGTAAAAATAAACATCGCAATCCGATGTGGGAAGAGCGCTGGGAAACATTTCGCAATCACAAGCGTGGTTTCTATTCACTATGGATCTTTTCCATTTTATTTGTCTTGAGTTTGTTCGCGGAGATTATCGCCAACGATAAGCCATTGGTAGTTAACTACGATAGCGGCTGGTATTTCCCTATCGCTAAGCCATACGCTGAAACTCGTTTTGGCGGTGAGTTTGAGACCGAAGCAGACTATACCGACCCTTATGTGGTAGAGCTTATAGAAGAGAAGGGCTTTTTGATTTGGCCATTGATTCGATTTAGCTACGACACGATTAACTTTGACGTTGTTGGTTCAGTTCCATCAGCGCCAAGTGAGGCCAACCTGTTAGGAACTGACGACAAAGGGCGCGACGTACTCGCTCGAGTGATTTACGGATTCCGGATTTCAGTACTGTTTGGTTTTGTGCTGACAATAGTGTCGAGTGTGATTGGGGTGGCTGTTGGCGCTAGTCAGGGTTATTACGGTGGTTGGCTCGATCTTTTCGGTCAGCGGTTTATTGAAGTTTGGTCCGGCATGCCAACCCTATTTTTGCTCATTATTTTGAGTAGTTTTGTTGAACCGAACTTCTGGTGGCTACTCGGCATTATGGTCCTGTTTAGTTGGATGGGGTTAGTCGGCATCGTTCGTGCAGAGTTTCTACGCTGCCGAAATTTCGATTACGTCAGAGCTGCTCAAGCGATGGGGGTGGATGATAAGCGCATCATGTGGCGTCATATGTTGCCTAATGCAATGGTCGCGTCATTAACCATGATGCCTTTCATTCTTTCAGGCTCAGTCACGACATTAACCTCGCTTGATTTTCTTGGCTTTGGTTTACCCGCTGGCTCGCCTTCTTTAGGTGAGCTACTAGCTCAGGGCAAAGCGAATCTACAAGCACCCTGGCTTGGTCTTTCTGCTTTTGCCGT comes from Vibrio astriarenae and encodes:
- a CDS encoding extracellular solute-binding protein; its protein translation is MGKMKQVVLGVSMTLVALAVQAETEPDVTVIETTRLVGFGEAKYPADFSHFDYVNPQAPKYGKVTYGQVGTFDNFNRYASRGVAGAATGQLYDTLMFSPADEVDAYYPLIAEKIRYADDYSWLEVDINPAAKFHDGQPITAHDVEFTFETFMTKGVPQYRVYYQDVESVKAVNDKTARIEMKTPNREKLFSLAQTMTVLPKHFWKGKDFSEPLDTPPVGSGAYKVSTYKSGQSLTYELVEDYWAQDLPVNIGRNNFQQVQYDYYRDETVMLEAFKAGEFDYREESSAKFWANSYTGANFDRGFIKKEEIPHSKPTGTQALVFNIQKPMFGDPKVREALNYALDFQWMNANMFYNQYERTRSFFQNTEYEAKGLPSDEEVAVLKPFSDKIPPRVYTEEYQPPVTDGSGRIRAQMRTAFALLKEAGWELQNKVMTNVETGEPMSFELLIYSPTTERIAIPVQKNLKRMGIDMKIRTIDTTQYIKRLRERDFDMVSSAYPAFTHPSPDMMIVWHSSYIDSTYNRAGVADPVVDALTLEISESQEDPEKLLALGRALDRYFQWNFYIIPQWHSSIYRVATWDKFERPEITPKYDLAIDTWWVSKEKAQKLPAKRQ
- a CDS encoding microcin C ABC transporter permease YejB, which codes for MAAYIFRRLLLVIPTLWAIITINFFIIQIAPGGPVEQAIAQLEGHSSGIMERFSGGGSEVDLPSGQDTSATGYKGSRGLDPEVVEEIKKQFGFDKPILERYWDMLKNYATFNFGDSLFKGGNVIDLIIERLPVSISLGLWSTLIIYLVSIPLGIMKAIHHGSRFDIWSSAVVIVGYAIPGFLFAIILIIFFASGNYFSWFPLRGLVSSDFDQMTLIQQIGDYFWHLTLPTLAMVIGGFATLTMLTKNSFLDEINKQYVVTARAKGLDDNKILYRHVFRNAMLIIIAGFPSAFISIFFTGSMLIEVMFSLEGIGLLGFESTIQRDYPVVFSSLYIMTLLGLILSIISDLTYTWVDPRIDFEAR
- a CDS encoding ABC transporter permease, which translates into the protein MWEERWETFRNHKRGFYSLWIFSILFVLSLFAEIIANDKPLVVNYDSGWYFPIAKPYAETRFGGEFETEADYTDPYVVELIEEKGFLIWPLIRFSYDTINFDVVGSVPSAPSEANLLGTDDKGRDVLARVIYGFRISVLFGFVLTIVSSVIGVAVGASQGYYGGWLDLFGQRFIEVWSGMPTLFLLIILSSFVEPNFWWLLGIMVLFSWMGLVGIVRAEFLRCRNFDYVRAAQAMGVDDKRIMWRHMLPNAMVASLTMMPFILSGSVTTLTSLDFLGFGLPAGSPSLGELLAQGKANLQAPWLGLSAFAVLSIMLTLLVFIGEAVRDAFDPHQKGH